The following coding sequences lie in one Methanofastidiosum sp. genomic window:
- a CDS encoding DUF3830 family protein, whose translation MTNIKITAGEFVFNGKLEEEKAPKTCSAFLRLLPFKNKIIHVRWSGEAVWIPLSDLNLGLGYENHTSHPSKGEILLYPGGISETEILIPYGSTHFSSKMGQLAGNHFLTITEGNEKLPELGRKVLWEGAQDIIFEKI comes from the coding sequence ATGACCAATATTAAGATTACTGCTGGAGAATTTGTTTTTAATGGAAAGTTAGAAGAAGAAAAAGCACCAAAAACTTGTTCTGCATTTTTGAGATTATTACCGTTCAAAAACAAGATAATCCATGTTAGGTGGAGTGGAGAAGCAGTATGGATACCTTTGAGTGATTTAAATCTAGGTTTAGGATATGAGAATCATACAAGTCACCCCTCAAAAGGAGAAATACTTCTATACCCTGGGGGAATAAGTGAGACTGAGATATTAATCCCTTATGGCAGTACCCACTTTTCAAGCAAAATGGGTCAGCTTGCCGGTAATCATTTCCTCACAATTACAGAAGGTAATGAAAAATTGCCCGAATTGGGTAGAAAAGTACTATGGGAAGGAGCCCAGGATATAATATTTGAAAAGATATAA